The window GAGCATCGGACCACCAATCGTCGTCAACCTTATAGAAGGTTAagatgacgaggaagaagaagttacgATACAACCGCAAtcagagcaatctgattacggctgcgataccccatggcttcagacaattcgagactacattatcgacgggcaactgcccaccgaaaaatgggcagcccGCAAAGTCCAAACACAGGCCGcgcgctacgtaacagtggacggcaaaatttacaaatggagattctccggaccacttaTGACGTGTCTGGAAGGAGAAAAAGCAagaaaagtaatggaggaagtaCATTCTGGTTcttgcggcaaccattccggcggaagatcgcTAGctgtgaaaatcaaacgccatggatactactggccaacgatgatcggagattgcgagaagttcgcgcgaaaatgcgaaaaatgccaaaggcatgctccaaccatccgacaaccagccgaagttctttcctccatcacatcgccctacccctttatgcgctgggccatggatattgtcggacctcttcaTAATTCAAGGCAAAaacgtttccttctagtcctcaCAGatgttttctcaaaatgggtagagccagactcgtacgcaagtataaaagatgtccaagtcaaaatttcgtatggaaaaacatcatctgtaggcatgaagttccttacgagatcgtaaccgataacaGATCTCAGTTTATCTCCACCCAGTTCGAGGCGTTCTgcgaaaaatggaagatacgactcaacaagtcaactcccagaaatcccggtcggtcgctacgtagcgaccgaactcttccgaaacttcgatacgacaccagtccatgcattctcgtctatccttcgatgctatctcccgaagaccgtagtgaactcagttcatgttttctgccattctaagtcatcaatcaaactttgcggtaaaaactgcGGAAAgctcgttctttatcgaaagaagtcgtgataaacgtttcgagtcggaagacggcccaaagggacctaaaacaagactcgaggcccatcttacgatttcttaaccaaaagcccgtaaaccgtaggacggtttacgcttggcgcgcaaggaaggataaatgtcaagtttccgcagataaatacgaaattttgaagataattacgaagatcagaaaaaatggaatatctccattttatgctatgacggcttaagggcagaagagtaaaagcgtaaaccgaccttggagcgagtatataaggagtcctaggcgagaggcattaGGAAGAACTTTTCAGAAcaaacttagcacttaaagCAATttggcaactttccgtttttgttatttcgagctgcgagtcaattaggtttagccatcttagggttactagaactaggaatctcgccgacagctctcgagctcaggcttataccttgttgtaaacgctcatacgcaaattcggaataagacttctctCTGCTCATTTtccgatttcttatactttatcattgttattctcgtgttctgattacttggcgtgtggtattagcagatatctgggacctctgggaaattagggttttcctagctttcttatttaaacgaaaatcgacagtgcgaatttcggttcccacactttATAACACAAACATTAATAACAATTCCTCTGAAGGAAATCTTTATCACCTTAGCGTATCTATATtttgggctaatccctcataaccttACTTctaaccctaaatctaacataggtaactactcagacatagtaAAGCAAAACCATAGCAAATATCTGAATAAAATACATACACAGAATAAGGTAGAAAAACTGGAGTTCCAATACAAAGCTCTAAAGgagtcttggatcttctctccaaactaTTATAAACCCTAAATATGGTTTGCTGTAAAAAGTAGAAAGTATGAAAGCATGTGTTGCCAAAAACACATAAACAATGacaaaacacataaatattaggttaaagtCGGCCATGAAAATTATTGTAAACAATGTGGAACTTGGGCCATAAGTTGGGAGGGAACCAAGTCGGACCTTGcgcgcttcgctgtcgatcgaCGATAAGAGTTGTCCGTCAATCGATGTTTTACTCTGAATGTCTACCCTGGACTGGTTCGATTGACAGCTACGAGTTTCTTCTAgctttatctccaaaatgcCCCAATATCACCATATATTTCTAAAACACtcatgaacctgtaaatactctaaaaagactccaaaacataacaAAACTCCTAAAACACCTACATACCATGGTTAAAAAcatgtaaaatccatggtatatctaCTCCCTCAGACTTACTCTTTTGCTTGTTCTCAAGAAAAACAGGAGCAATCCTAATGGAAGTgtttttgaaaacagcagggactcacataGTTTAAAATCACTACTCTCACTTCTGCAAATATGAAAGGTGGAGTTAATTATTACAAACCTTGGATTATTCAATGTACTACATTCTAGCTTAGTCACCATTACCATATATCACACAACTCCACTGATAGCACCTGAGATACTTCTCTACTGATCTCATTTATGTATTAAAGTAAATGTGTAGGCTGCATCTTGGGAGTATCAATCAAGGGACACATGGAATCAACTCAAGCAAGTATTTAGACCTACATGTAACCTTTTATGGTTTTCCCTCTCTCTTTTATCTTCTctgaatctaattttttttaaatagtttatatattattactgGGAAAGTTGAAGGCGAATTGTAGGGTCATCGATCTATCTCTCGCTTCTAAACAATGTGTGGTCATTCTATTAGAGTAGAATAATGGGATCGTAAGAAACACTCCTGCCCCTCTAAACCGCAAGAAATCATTTCAATCATTTGTAAACATGGATGCCAAAAAGAGGTGGAAGGAGAACCATGGACACTAATTCTAATACCTTCTAGACTTGCAAAAGGACTCCAATccaatgtataccaagccccaaaacAAGCAAGTAGAGTAGATTAGGTTGGAAGTCAGCTTTGGTTTCTCCAGAAATTCTCAATAAATGTGGATGTGACTAACATGTGATACACTGCTGTATTTCATCTAATACATCCTGCAGTCTATAAATCTAGATGGTGCTGGAGAGTGGTTAGAGTAGTAATGAAATTGTAATAAGATCATAATCCCTTTCTTGACTCGataaaacataagtaaaaaactttttttttaaatgactcaaaataaactaatatgaGTAAACCTCTCCCCCAGCCTTAAACAACAATATCCCTAGTGGTTATTCAGTCGAAGTTTGGTGAGAACATAAATCAAAAGTACTCAATGTAACAAGGAAAACGATATACATGCCCGCTGATGCCAGTGTCAATCAACACAATTAAGTGGCGATCAATCGTTCTCGTGATGTACTGTTGATCGATATCGACTGTGTCTCACCGGTTGATGCTTAGAGCAATCGTCTCCTcggatctttctttttttttatattttctgaaacaaagtaaacacaaaaataagtaaaactgcTAATTAAAACGTAAATAAAACTTACCATTGGGTCGCCTCCCATTAagcgctttgttatagtcatttagcttgattTTTTGAGGTGGTTTGGTTAGTATGGAGGTAGGTGACTACTTTTTGGGAAACAAGTGTCTACATATTCTTCGGACATTCTCGAACCAGGTGCCATCAAAGTTTTTTATTGCTTCTTCGCCTTTGGTTATGTGATCTTGCTGCCTCTGAATAATCCTTTCAGTATAATCTAATTTTTGTTGCAGCTCCTCCATTGTTTTGCTGATCCAAGCAATGCTGTTTTGGAGAGGGTGAAGGAGTCTGTCCATTGTTTGTTGCATCTTGTTGTACATCTTTTCCTGGTCAAACATGGCTTTGTCCATAATATCCATGACTCCATCTCTAGTGTATCTGTCATCTTCTGGTGAAGGTGTAGGTATGGGGTTGATTCCAGGCATCTTAAAATGTCCCTCATAGTGTGGTAGACTAAGATACTTCCCTCCTAATTTATTATCCATCTCCAATATTGCTTATATATCTGCCTTAGAAACATTCATGATCCTCCCATCCAATGCATGTGCGTTGCCATCTTCATCTCTGCATACTCCATACTCATCCGGCTGCATGACATGGATCTTCCTTTTGGAAGGGATAGCAGTGTGAAATGCGAAGCTCGGTTGGTAGTAATCATTCTCCCAACTGTTGATCTATCCTCTAGAAAATCATTTATCTCAATCGCAGGTCACTGTCGATCGGTTCTTCCATAGCTCTATCGATCGTCGCTTCAAATCAACAATCAAACGACGGCTAAGTTTCAGTGTCGATCAATGCTCCATTATCCGACTTAAGTTCGGCTCCAGGATCGGAGTAACATACTACTATCAATCCTGGATCATCTCCGATCTCCATGTAGTACGTCTGTGGCTTGACAACTCTCACTAGATCATGATAGACTTTGGGGTCTATGATGTTGATATGAATACATTCAGAGTataaacaagaagaagagatcaAGAGAAGCATGCTGGTTGTGGACATAAGTGGCTTGATCCGTACAAAGTGTACGGATGGCTCTCTTGTAACCTAGCTTGAGTATCAAGGCAAGTAATGGAGAAACATGGACACAGATCACGTGTGGGAGTGTCCTAACTCTATGGAGATGTTTAATATAAAAGGAGGAGACCGTTGGAACTAGGGAACAAAGAGAGATCACATGTTATGTTAAGGATGAGAGAGATTGGCGAGATGTCACTATCATCCCTTATGTCCAAGCAAGTTTGTCTTACTTGCTTCCATTGTTTAGAGTTTCTAGTTTGTCATGGCATGGCCACTTGTAGTCTGTATTAAGAATGTAACCAGACACTAAATTAATTAAGGATTCAGTTCCTCACTTCTTTGCTTCCATCCGTAAATCTCTCTCTGTTTTCTCTATGTTCTTCACATAAAGTCTCAATAATCTCATaaactctcatggtatcagagcactaaGCTCCTGAAAcctatttatgtgttttattCTCTTATCATTTCACATCATTTCCGCAAAATCTCTAGTTTATTACTCTGATTTTTCATCTTTTCAAAACACTTCTTTACACTGTTCTTCAGTTGTTCTCAATCTGTTCTTGATGGACTAGTGGAGAACCCAAAAATGGTGGTAATACCAGTTACACTAAAGGGCCCCAACTATCTAGTATGGGCTAGACTTGCTAAAACAGCTCTTGGAGGCATAGGCTtttgggagattgttgaagaaggccgcAACACCAAGAAATCTAtcctaggagaggatggcaaagaagtggtgATTGCGGATGCTGGAGATAAGAAGAAAGGTCAAGAGGATCTAATGGTACTGTCTATCATCCAGAACAGCCTTGCAGCTCCActccaagaggcttatgcatACTGTGAAACctccaaggagctgtgggatactctcaagaaggtgtatggcaacCAGGCTAACATCAGCAAGGTGTTTGAGGTTAAGAGAGCCATCAATACTCTCAGTCAAGAGGACAATGACTTTGATAAGCACTTTGGGAAGTttagatccttgtggtctgaaCTTGAAATGCTTAGGCCAGGAACTGTAGATCCGGATGTACTCAATGAAAGGAGAGAACAAGATAAAGTCTTTGCTTTGCTGTTTACTCTCCACCCCGGATACAGTGATCTCATCAAGCACATCTTAAGAAACAAGTTGCTGCCCTCTCTAGATGAGGTATGTGCTGAGATAgaaaaggagcaaggctccgtGGGTCTCTTTGGCAAGAAAGGCGAGCTGGTTATAGCAAATCAGGCTGAAGGAGCAGAGAACAAACCTGAGGGAGTGGCTAACAAGGGGTTTTATAAACCAGAAGAGAAGAAGGTGTGGGtatgtgatcactgcaagaagaagGGACATGGCAAGGATAAGTGCTGGATAGTTCACCCACATCTCAAGCCTCAGAAGTTCATGGCTCCTTACACTGATGCAATGGCGAATTACTCTGGTGAGATAGGAGAGCCATCTTCTTCTCAACGTGCTGGTGCTGCTGGAGATTGCAAGGCACAGTCATTCAGTGGCTATACAGCCGTGAGAACTGGCCAGGATGAGGCTATCAACAAATCTGACATTGCAGCCTTCATATCATTTACCTAGTACTCTTATTACTACTCTTAATGCATCTCATAAATCTGTGATAGTGTTAAGCCTCTAGTTATAGACTCAGGAGCTTCCCAccacatgattagtgatgctAGATTGATTAGTAACATAGAAAATGTACTAGAAAATGTCATGATTACAAATGGAGATAAAATACCAATTAAAGGTGTATGAACTGTTAAACTGTTTGATAAAGCCTCAaaagctttttatatgcctACATTTGCTTCAAATTTATTATCTTTCAAGAGAGCTACTACTGATTTAAACTGTAATGTGATCTTCAGTCCTAATGAGGTTGTGTTTCAAGATATTGAGACTCATAAGTTGATTGGAAAAGGTGTTACCAAGGAGGATCTATACCTACTTGAAGACATCAAGATTGTTTCAAATTTATCTTCAGCTTTTAGTTCAATTCATGTTTTAGATTATGATGTAttatggcatgctagactaggccATCCTCATTCCCGTGCACTGAACGTATTGCTACCTGATGTTTCCTTTAAAAATGATGGCTGTGAAGCATGTATTCTTGGCAAACATTGCAAGACTGTCTTTCCTAAGTCATCTACTATCTATGAAAACtgctttgatcttatacatTCTGATGTCTGGACTGCACCATGCATATCTAGGGAGAATCATAGATACTTTGTCACTTTTA is drawn from Brassica rapa cultivar Chiifu-401-42 chromosome A05, CAAS_Brap_v3.01, whole genome shotgun sequence and contains these coding sequences:
- the LOC117133929 gene encoding uncharacterized protein LOC117133929, which produces MVVIPVTLKGPNYLVWARLAKTALGGIGFWEIVEEGRNTKKSILGEDGKEVVIADAGDKKKGQEDLMVLSIIQNSLAAPLQEAYAYCETSKELWDTLKKVYGNQANISKVFEVKRAINTLSQEDNDFDKHFGKFRSLWSELEMLRPGTVDPDVLNERREQDKVFALLFTLHPGYSDLIKHILRNKLLPSLDEVCAEIEKEQGSVGLFGKKGELVIANQAEGAENKPEGVANKGFYKPEEKKVWVCDHCKKKGHGKDKCWIVHPHLKPQKFMAPYTDAMANYSGEIGEPSSSQRAGAAGDCKAQSFSGYTAVRTGQDEAINKSDIAAFISFT